A genomic window from Aquila chrysaetos chrysaetos chromosome 9, bAquChr1.4, whole genome shotgun sequence includes:
- the CCDC113 gene encoding coiled-coil domain-containing protein 113 isoform X3, translating to MAERDPAALPLPQLRAQLREARHANALLQTEAEMLEKWYRKMEPCGPSLPPPSETRDAPLELMQTRGRYKSKLHGVTDYFVGLTVEQKCELAERELTEMEDEIQRMKEDSEQTLQNLEAVIEEADVWWTDVKKAISDFEKDIISTISSKKGSIIASEKLLRYMEEKNRQRDLLREKLRLKNYLLKVYKKKLQQQLRQKEQMGETLHEVRLQQLQVRNAQYQEKINEKNQELLHLKLTSGKTVQVLNFYKRKLQDAMETSTSLMKDISQRKELLEKIEREAALVEEMSLQSYRRAWNQVKMSGNQH from the exons ATGGCGGAGCGGGACCCGGCGGCGCTGCCGCTGCCGCAGCTCCGGGCGCAGCTGCGGGAGGCTCG CCACGCCAACGCCCTGCTCCAAACGGAGGCAGAAATGCTTGAGAAATGGTACCGTAAGATGGAGCCGTGCGGTCCGTCGCTCCCACCGCCCTCCGAGACGCGGGATGCCCCACTGGAGCTGATGCAG ACACGTGGCAGGTACAAATCCAAGTTGCATGGTGTGACGGACTATTTTGTAGGCCTCACAGTGGAGCAGAAATGTGAGCTGGCTGAGCGGGAGCTGACTGAGATGGAGGATGAGATTCAGAGGATGAAGGAGGACTCAGAGCAGACGTTGCAGAACCTTGAG GCAGTCATTGAAGAAGCAGATGTTTGGTGGACTGATGTTAAGAAAGCCATCAGTGACTTTGAGAAAGACATCATCAGCACCATCTCCAGCAAGAAAGGGAGTATCATAGCTTCTGAGAAGCTGCTGAGATACATGGAGGAAAAGAACCGCCAGAGG GATCTGCTGAGAGAGAAGTTGcgcttaaaaaattatttgctcaaGGTTTACAAgaagaagctgcagcagcagctcaggcaG AAGGAGCAGATGGGAGAGACACTCCATGAAGTCCgcttgcagcagctgcaggttaGAAATGCCCAGTACCAGGAGAAGATTAATGAGAAGaaccaggagctgctgcaccTAAAACTGACCTCAGGGAAGACTGTCCAAGTCCTCAATTTCTATAAA AGGAAGCTGCAGGACGCCATGGAAACGTCCACGTCTCTGATGAAAGACATCTCCcagaggaaggagctgctggagaaaatTGAAAGAGAAGCTGCTCTGGTGGAGGAG ATGTCCTTGCAAAGCTACCGCAGAGCATGGAACCAGGTCAAGATGTCTGGTAACCAGCACTAG
- the CCDC113 gene encoding coiled-coil domain-containing protein 113 isoform X1, with protein MAERDPAALPLPQLRAQLREARHANALLQTEAEMLEKWYRKMEPCGPSLPPPSETRDAPLELMQTRGRYKSKLHGVTDYFVGLTVEQKCELAERELTEMEDEIQRMKEDSEQTLQNLEAVIEEADVWWTDVKKAISDFEKDIISTISSKKGSIIASEKLLRYMEEKNRQRDLLREKLRLKNYLLKVYKKKLQQQLRQKEQMGETLHEVRLQQLQVRNAQYQEKINEKNQELLHLKLTSGKTVQVLNFYKRKLQDAMETSTSLMKDISQRKELLEKIEREAALVEEQRAKAESVNRQLWKQLSDYGVPPVLSYVQKKAAVTDLENSLKAWERKVAVAEMSLQSYRRAWNQVKMSGNQH; from the exons ATGGCGGAGCGGGACCCGGCGGCGCTGCCGCTGCCGCAGCTCCGGGCGCAGCTGCGGGAGGCTCG CCACGCCAACGCCCTGCTCCAAACGGAGGCAGAAATGCTTGAGAAATGGTACCGTAAGATGGAGCCGTGCGGTCCGTCGCTCCCACCGCCCTCCGAGACGCGGGATGCCCCACTGGAGCTGATGCAG ACACGTGGCAGGTACAAATCCAAGTTGCATGGTGTGACGGACTATTTTGTAGGCCTCACAGTGGAGCAGAAATGTGAGCTGGCTGAGCGGGAGCTGACTGAGATGGAGGATGAGATTCAGAGGATGAAGGAGGACTCAGAGCAGACGTTGCAGAACCTTGAG GCAGTCATTGAAGAAGCAGATGTTTGGTGGACTGATGTTAAGAAAGCCATCAGTGACTTTGAGAAAGACATCATCAGCACCATCTCCAGCAAGAAAGGGAGTATCATAGCTTCTGAGAAGCTGCTGAGATACATGGAGGAAAAGAACCGCCAGAGG GATCTGCTGAGAGAGAAGTTGcgcttaaaaaattatttgctcaaGGTTTACAAgaagaagctgcagcagcagctcaggcaG AAGGAGCAGATGGGAGAGACACTCCATGAAGTCCgcttgcagcagctgcaggttaGAAATGCCCAGTACCAGGAGAAGATTAATGAGAAGaaccaggagctgctgcaccTAAAACTGACCTCAGGGAAGACTGTCCAAGTCCTCAATTTCTATAAA AGGAAGCTGCAGGACGCCATGGAAACGTCCACGTCTCTGATGAAAGACATCTCCcagaggaaggagctgctggagaaaatTGAAAGAGAAGCTGCTCTGGTGGAGGAG CAACGAGCCAAAGCTGAGAGTGTGAATCGGCAGCTGTGGAAGCAGCTCTCAGACTACGGCGTCCCCCCTGTGCTGAGTTACGTGCAGAAGAAGGCGGCTGTCACTGACCTCGAAAACAGCCTCAAGGCTTGGGAAAGGAAGGTGGCAGTTGCTGAG ATGTCCTTGCAAAGCTACCGCAGAGCATGGAACCAGGTCAAGATGTCTGGTAACCAGCACTAG
- the CCDC113 gene encoding coiled-coil domain-containing protein 113 isoform X2, producing the protein MAERDPAALPLPQLRAQLREARHANALLQTEAEMLEKWYRKMEPCGPSLPPPSETRDAPLELMQTRGRYKSKLHGVTDYFVGLTVEQKCELAERELTEMEDEIQRMKEDSEQTLQNLEAVIEEADVWWTDVKKAISDFEKDIISTISSKKGSIIASEKLLRYMEEKNRQRKEQMGETLHEVRLQQLQVRNAQYQEKINEKNQELLHLKLTSGKTVQVLNFYKRKLQDAMETSTSLMKDISQRKELLEKIEREAALVEEQRAKAESVNRQLWKQLSDYGVPPVLSYVQKKAAVTDLENSLKAWERKVAVAEMSLQSYRRAWNQVKMSGNQH; encoded by the exons ATGGCGGAGCGGGACCCGGCGGCGCTGCCGCTGCCGCAGCTCCGGGCGCAGCTGCGGGAGGCTCG CCACGCCAACGCCCTGCTCCAAACGGAGGCAGAAATGCTTGAGAAATGGTACCGTAAGATGGAGCCGTGCGGTCCGTCGCTCCCACCGCCCTCCGAGACGCGGGATGCCCCACTGGAGCTGATGCAG ACACGTGGCAGGTACAAATCCAAGTTGCATGGTGTGACGGACTATTTTGTAGGCCTCACAGTGGAGCAGAAATGTGAGCTGGCTGAGCGGGAGCTGACTGAGATGGAGGATGAGATTCAGAGGATGAAGGAGGACTCAGAGCAGACGTTGCAGAACCTTGAG GCAGTCATTGAAGAAGCAGATGTTTGGTGGACTGATGTTAAGAAAGCCATCAGTGACTTTGAGAAAGACATCATCAGCACCATCTCCAGCAAGAAAGGGAGTATCATAGCTTCTGAGAAGCTGCTGAGATACATGGAGGAAAAGAACCGCCAGAGG AAGGAGCAGATGGGAGAGACACTCCATGAAGTCCgcttgcagcagctgcaggttaGAAATGCCCAGTACCAGGAGAAGATTAATGAGAAGaaccaggagctgctgcaccTAAAACTGACCTCAGGGAAGACTGTCCAAGTCCTCAATTTCTATAAA AGGAAGCTGCAGGACGCCATGGAAACGTCCACGTCTCTGATGAAAGACATCTCCcagaggaaggagctgctggagaaaatTGAAAGAGAAGCTGCTCTGGTGGAGGAG CAACGAGCCAAAGCTGAGAGTGTGAATCGGCAGCTGTGGAAGCAGCTCTCAGACTACGGCGTCCCCCCTGTGCTGAGTTACGTGCAGAAGAAGGCGGCTGTCACTGACCTCGAAAACAGCCTCAAGGCTTGGGAAAGGAAGGTGGCAGTTGCTGAG ATGTCCTTGCAAAGCTACCGCAGAGCATGGAACCAGGTCAAGATGTCTGGTAACCAGCACTAG